In Ostrea edulis chromosome 6, xbOstEdul1.1, whole genome shotgun sequence, a single window of DNA contains:
- the LOC125683915 gene encoding uncharacterized protein LOC125683915, producing the protein MPEGPISVAKFVSSTLKKIRYGGKTKSQKTSEAMESRNVIQRQEIELQRCWESKLVFVLHNVFTKKECLDMIKESETRGFSPAMIHTADGKVIKQTDTRNNYQNFFDSVEEMEKIQKRLTPYIPDLWRNHKIVGLNERLRVQRYDSGEYFKPHFDASYRRENGEKSFLSVQIYLNEEFVGGDTTFLDLEESERIEVEPKTGSVLIYQHDILHEDSAVLSGRKYVLRTDIMYSAEKVENEKELRRLKKNDKGKFGMFM; encoded by the exons ATGCCAGAAGGACCTATTTCGGTAGCCAAATTTGTCAGCTCGACTCTGAAAAAAATCCGGTACGGAGGAAAGACTAAATCTCAGAAAACAAGTGAAGCTATGGAATCCCGGAATGTGATACAGAGACAGGAAATTGAGCTACAGAGATGCTGGGAAAGCAAGCTGGTATTCGTTCTCCACAACGTCTTCACAAAAAAG GAGTGTTTAGACATGATAAAAGAATCCGAAACGAGAGGCTTCAGTCCAGCCATGATCCATACTGCAGATGGAAA AGTGATTAAACAGACCGATACAAGAAACAATTATCAGAACTTTTTTGATTCTGTGGAAGAAATGGAGAAAATTCAGAAAAGACTGACGCCATACATTCCCGACCTATGGCGAAATCATAAGATCGTCGGCCTTAACGAAAG ACTTAGGGTACAACGATATGACTCGGGGGAATACTTTAAGCCTCATTTTGACGCGAGTTACCGCCGGGAAAATGGAGAAAAAAGCTTTCTCAGCGTGCAGATTTATCTGAATGAA GAATTTGTTGGAGGGGACACAACATTCTTAGATCTTGAGGAATCTGAGAGAATTGAAGTTGAACCCAAAACAG GCTCCGTTCTGATTTACCAACACGACATCTTACACGAGGACTCCGCTGTGCTTTCCGGCAGGAAGTACGTACTCAGAACAGACATCATGTACTCCGCGGAGAAAGTAGAAAACGAAAAGGAACTCAGACGTCTAAAGAAAAATGACAAAGGGAAATTCGGAATGTTCATGTAA